A region of Diospyros lotus cultivar Yz01 chromosome 3, ASM1463336v1, whole genome shotgun sequence DNA encodes the following proteins:
- the LOC127797464 gene encoding transmembrane ascorbate ferrireductase 1-like — protein MTTGVKAVVFSYVVHLLGIVGAVMVVVWCIQFRGGLAWEATNKSLIFNIHPVLILIGLIVIGGEAIISYKALTLKKEVKKLIHLVLHGVALVLGIVGIYAAFKYHNESNIANLYSLHSWLGMGIIVLYGIQWIYGFVVFFFPGGTPAIRRGSLPWHVIVGLLAYVLAVGNAALGFLEKLTFLENSGLAKYGSEAFLVNFTAVVTVLFGVFVVLTVLSEAPPEDENSYSAL, from the exons ATGACGACTGGAGTGAAGGCAGTGGTGTTCTCATATGTGGTACACTTGCTGGGCATCGTTGGTGCGGTAATGGTGGTGGTTTGGTGCATCCAGTTCAGAGGTGGCTTGGCCTGGGAAGCCACCAACAAAAGCCTCATCTTCAAT ATTCATCCTGTTCTGATATTGATTGGCCTCATTGTCATAGGAGGTGAAG CCATTATAAGTTACAAAGCTCTTACATTGAAGAAAGAGGTGAAGAAACTAATCCATCTAGTCCTCCATGGTGTTGCACTGGTACTTGGCATAGTGGGCATTTATGCAGCATTCAAGTATCACAATGAGAGCAACATTGCCAATCTATACAGCTTACATTCCTGGCTTGGGATGGGAATCATTGTGCTGTATGGTATTCAG TGGATCTATGGATTCGtggtcttcttcttccccgGGGGCACGCCTGCAATCAGAAGGGGGTCGCTCCCATGGCACGTGATCGTGGGGCTTCTTGCTTACGTGCTGGCAGTAGGCAATGCCGCGCTGGGATTTCTTGAGAAGCTGACATTCCTCGAGAACTCTGGGCTTGCTAAGTATGGCTCCGAGGCCTTCCTTGTCAACTTCACCGCCGTTGTCACAGTCCTCTTTGGAGTCTTTGTGGTGCTGACGGTTTTGTCGGAGGCTCCTCCTGAAGATGAAAATAGCTATTCTGCATTGTGA
- the LOC127797465 gene encoding pre-mRNA cleavage factor Im 25 kDa subunit 2-like, translating into MVTSPVVNTYPLSSYTFGTKEPKMEKDTSVADRLARMKVNYMKEGMRTSVEGILVVQEHNHPHILLLQIGNTFCKLPGGRLKPGENEIEGLKRKLNSKLGANSPALQPDWQIGECVAIWWRPNFETIMYPYCPPHITKPKECKKLFLVHLSEREYFAVPKNLKLLAVPLFELYDNVQRYGPVISTIPQQLSRFQFKMIHA; encoded by the exons ATGGTGACATCGCCGGTGGTGAACACCTACCCACTCTCGAGCTACACCTTCGGCACCAAGGAGCCCAAGATGGAAAAGGACACTTCCGTCGCCGATCGCCTTGCGCGCATGAAAGTCAA CTACATGAAGGAAGGCATGCGAACTAGTGTGGAAGGAATTTTAGTG GTGCAGGAGCATAATCATCCCCATATTCTTCTCCTGCAAATTGGAAACACATTCTGCAAACTTCCTGGTGGACGTCTGAAGCCTGGGGAGAATG AGATTGAaggtttaaaaagaaaactaaacagCAAACTTGGTGCAAATTCTCCAGCTCTTCAGCCAGACTGGCAG ATAGGTGAGTGTGTTGCCATCTGGTGGAGACCAAATTTTGAGACCATAATGTACCCGTACTGCCCACCTCATATAACTAAGCCAAAG GAATGCAAGAAACTTTTCCTTGTCCATCTTTCTGAAAGAGAGTACTTTGCAGTGCCAAAAAATTTGAAACTTCTTGCTGTTCCATTGTTTGAACTATATGATAATGTCCAG AGATATGGGCCTGTCATATCTACAATTCCACAGCAGTTGTCAAGATTTCAGTTCAAGATGATCCATGCATAA